A genomic region of Pyrus communis chromosome 14, drPyrComm1.1, whole genome shotgun sequence contains the following coding sequences:
- the LOC137715203 gene encoding photosynthetic NDH subunit of lumenal location 3, chloroplastic-like, which yields MARLANLNGVSETLPVLPRFPSVQTTRKKASIICFTCKKSDDFQEQPLQTTRRIALGLASVALVGNFCNGVSLAEGNGFWLDGPLPVPSAQNKIANEKTGTRSFLKRGLYMANIGTKGRKFRLKKYAFDLLAMADLIAKDTLNYVRRYLRLKSTFMYFDFDQVISAAPVDEKQPLTDLANRLFDTVEKLDGAVKQRDLPRTETYYKDTTVVLQEVMDRMA from the exons ATGGCTCGCTTGGCAAACTTAAATGGAGTCTCCGAAACACTGCCGGTCCTTCCAAGGTTTCCGAGCGTACAAACAACCCGAAAGAAAGCGAGCATTATTTGCTTTACGTGCAAGAAAAGCGATGATTTTCAGGAACAGCCACTACAAACTACAAGAAGAATTGCATTAGGCCTGGCCTCTGTTGCACTTGTTGGCAACTTCTGCAATGGTGTCTCTCTTGCTGAGGGCAACGGGTTCTGGCTGGACGGCCCTCTGCCCGTGCCTTCTGCTCAAAACA AAATTGCAAATGAGAAAACGGGAACGCGATCTTTTCTGAAGAGGGGACTCTACATGGCAAATATTGGAACCAAAGGGAGGAAGTTCAGGCTTAAGAAATATGCATTTGATCTCCTGGCAATGGCGGATTTGATTGCGAAAGATACACTAAACTATGTCCGAAGGTATCTGCGGCTGAAATCCACATTCATGTACTTTGATTTCGACCAAGTTATCTCTGCAGCACCAGTCGATGAGAAACAACCCCTCACAGATCTTGCTAACAGATTGTTTGACACCGTCGAAAAG CTTGATGGCGCCGTGAAGCAACGTGACCTCCCTCGGACAGAAACATACTATAAAGACACAACAGTTGTTCTCCAAGAGGTCATGGATCGAATGGCGTGA
- the LOC137715202 gene encoding kinesin-like protein KIN-14N isoform X1 encodes MVGTAKNGRVRHAFSVVNGGQELGPSSAPASNAGSESGGIEFTREDVDALLNERPKRKDRFSLKEKCETMSEYIKRLKLCIKWFQELEESYLIGREKLENDVEVSERQRDEMGILLKNKEEELNSIIAELRKNYASLQEKFTKEELDKMAAMESLAREREARLEIERSQNSLSDEHGRVQRELSSATQKITSLNDMYKRLQEYIASLQQYNSKLHNDLSTVEEDFKRVEKEKVCMVENLSMLRGQLSVSRQTQDDAIKQRDALVNEVASLRMELQQVRDDRDHHKLQVQTLTAEYTTYKESTEKSSFDVDNLKSKYTKLEVRCLSQTDQIRTLKDQLMIAEEKVQMSNSTTLETRTEYEGQKKLISELQTRLADAEFKLIEGEMLRKKLHNTILELKGNIRVFCRVRPLLADEDVSTEGKVISYPTSMDALGRGIDLVQPGQKHSFTFDRVFMPEISQEDVFEDISQLVQSALDGYKVCIFAYGQTGSGKTYTMMGKPGDRDQKGLVPRSLEQIFKTIQSLQPQGWKYEMQVSMLEIYNETIRDLLAPNRSSSDMLRENGIGGKQYTIKHDANGNTHVSDLTIVDVCTAKEVSYLLERAEHSRSVGKTQMNEQSSRSHFVFTLRISGVNESTEQQVQGVLNLIDLAGSERLSKSGSTGDRLKETQAINKSLSSLSDVIFALAKKEDHVPFRNSKLTYLLQPCLGGDSKTLMFVNISPEPSSAGESLCSLRFASRVNACDIGVPRRQTSMRPPESRMSYG; translated from the exons ATGGTGGGCACTGCGAAAAATGGGAGGGTCCGGCACGCCTTCTCGGTGGTGAACGGGGGCCAAGAGTTGGGTCCGAGCAGCGCTCCGGCGAGTAATGCCGGTTCGGAGAGCGGTGGTATTGAGTTTACCAGAGAGGATGTTGACGCACTGTTGAATGAGAGACCCAAAAGGAAGGACAGGTTCAGTCTCAAG gaaaaatgtGAGACTATGAGTGAGTATATTAAAAGGCTGAAACTTTGCATAAAGTGGTTTCAAGAGCTTGAAGAAAGCTACTTAATTGGGCGCGAGAAGTTAGAGAATGATGTGGAAGTTTCAGAGCGGCAACGGGATGAAATGG GGATCTTACTGAAAAACAAGGAAGAAGAACTGAATTCGATTATTGCGGAGCTGAGGAAAAACTATGCTTCTTTACAAGAGAAATTTACGAAAGAAGAGTTGGATAAGATG GCTGCAATGGAATCTCTCGCGAGGGAAAGAGAGGCTAGACTTGAAATTGAGCGATCACAAAATTCCCTATCGGATGAGCATGGGAGAGTTCAAAGAGAGCTTTCAAGTGCTACGCAGAAG ATAACTTCACTGAATGATATGTACAAACGATTGCAAGAATACATTGCAAGCTTGCAACAGTACAATAGTAAACTGCACAACGACCTCTCTACGGTTGAGGAAGACTTTAAGCGCGTAGAGAAGGAAAAAGTTTGTATGGTGGAGAACCTGAGCATGCTAAGGGGTCAACTTTCAGTGTCCAGA CAAACTCAAGATGATGCTATAAAGCAAAGGGATGCTTTGGTAAATGAAGTTGCATCCCTTAGGATGGAGTTGCAGCAAGTGAGAGATGATCGGGATCATCATAAACTCCAAGTGCAGACCCTAACAGCTGAATATACAACATACAAAGAATCCACCGAGAAATCTAGTTTTGATGTGGATAACCTCAAATCAAAATATACCAAACTGGAG GTAAGATGTCTGTCTCAGACTGACCAGATAAGGACATTGAAGGACCAACTAATGATTGCAGAGGAGAAAGTACAG ATGTCCAACTCAACTACACTGGAAACAAGAACTGAATATGAAGGGCAAAAGAAACTTATAAGTGAGTTACAAACTCGCCTGGCAGATGCAGAATTCAAACTTATTGAAGGAGAAATGCTGCGTAAAAAGTTGCACAACACTATCTTG GAACTAAAAGGGAACATCCGTGTATTCTGTCGAGTGCGACCTTTGTTGGCGGATGAAGACGTAAGCACTGAAGGGAAGGTTATCTCTTATCCAACATCAATGGATGCTCTTGGACGGGGCATTGATTTAGTGCAACCTG GGCAAAAACATTCTTTCACATTTGACAGAGTTTTTATGCCTGAAATATCACAAGAAGATGTGTTTGAAGACATTTCACAGCTCGTACAAAGTGCTCTTGATGGTTATAAG GTTTGCATTTTTGCCTATGGTCAGACAGGATCAGGGAAAACCTATACCATGATGGGTAAACCAGGAGATCGAGACCAAAAAGGGTTGGTTCCTCGTTCATTAGaacaaatttttaaaaccatacagtCTCTTCAACCACAAGGTTGGAAATATGAAATGCAG GTGTCGATGTTGGAAATATACAATGAAACTATTCGTGATCTGTTAGCACCCAATCGATCATCTTCAGATATGTTGCGAGAAAATGGTATTGGTGGAAAGCAATATACAATCAAACACGATGCAAATGGGAACACTCATGTCTCTGATCTTACCATTGTGGATGTGTGCACTGCTAAAGAGGTCTCATATCTCTTAGAACGGGCTGAGCATAGCAG GTCTGTAGGCAAAACTCAAATGAACGAGCAATCTTCAAGAAGCCATTTTGTTTTCACACTACGGATATCTGGTGTTAATGAG AGCACTGAACAACAAGTTCAAGGTGTTCTGAATCTTATTGATCTTGCTGGGAGTGAACGACTTTCCAAGAGTGGGTCAACGGGGGACCGACTGAAAGAAACTCAG GCCATCAACAAAAGTCTGTCATCTTTAAGCGACGTGATATTTGCCTTGGCAAAGAAGGAGGACCACGTACCATTTAggaactcaaagcttacatATCTTCTTCAG CCATGTCTAGGAGGAGACTCAAAGACATTGATGTTCGTAAACATTTCTCCCGAGCCCTCCTCAGCAGGTGAATCACTGTGTTCCCTTCGTTTTGCCTCAAGGGTAAACGCTTGCGATATTGGGGTTCCACGGCGTCAGACCAGCATGCGGCCTCCAGAGTCACGTATGAGCTATGGTTGA
- the LOC137715202 gene encoding kinesin-like protein KIN-14N isoform X2, with the protein MVGTAKNGRVRHAFSVVNGGQELGPSSAPASNAGSESGGIEFTREDVDALLNERPKRKDRFSLKEKCETMSEYIKRLKLCIKWFQELEESYLIGREKLENDVEVSERQRDEMGILLKNKEEELNSIIAELRKNYASLQEKFTKEELDKMAAMESLAREREARLEIERSQNSLSDEHGRVQRELSSATQKITSLNDMYKRLQEYIASLQQYNSKLHNDLSTVEEDFKRVEKEKVCMVENLSMLRGQLSVSRQTQDDAIKQRDALVNEVASLRMELQQVRDDRDHHKLQVQTLTAEYTTYKESTEKSSFDVRCLSQTDQIRTLKDQLMIAEEKVQMSNSTTLETRTEYEGQKKLISELQTRLADAEFKLIEGEMLRKKLHNTILELKGNIRVFCRVRPLLADEDVSTEGKVISYPTSMDALGRGIDLVQPGQKHSFTFDRVFMPEISQEDVFEDISQLVQSALDGYKVCIFAYGQTGSGKTYTMMGKPGDRDQKGLVPRSLEQIFKTIQSLQPQGWKYEMQVSMLEIYNETIRDLLAPNRSSSDMLRENGIGGKQYTIKHDANGNTHVSDLTIVDVCTAKEVSYLLERAEHSRSVGKTQMNEQSSRSHFVFTLRISGVNESTEQQVQGVLNLIDLAGSERLSKSGSTGDRLKETQAINKSLSSLSDVIFALAKKEDHVPFRNSKLTYLLQPCLGGDSKTLMFVNISPEPSSAGESLCSLRFASRVNACDIGVPRRQTSMRPPESRMSYG; encoded by the exons ATGGTGGGCACTGCGAAAAATGGGAGGGTCCGGCACGCCTTCTCGGTGGTGAACGGGGGCCAAGAGTTGGGTCCGAGCAGCGCTCCGGCGAGTAATGCCGGTTCGGAGAGCGGTGGTATTGAGTTTACCAGAGAGGATGTTGACGCACTGTTGAATGAGAGACCCAAAAGGAAGGACAGGTTCAGTCTCAAG gaaaaatgtGAGACTATGAGTGAGTATATTAAAAGGCTGAAACTTTGCATAAAGTGGTTTCAAGAGCTTGAAGAAAGCTACTTAATTGGGCGCGAGAAGTTAGAGAATGATGTGGAAGTTTCAGAGCGGCAACGGGATGAAATGG GGATCTTACTGAAAAACAAGGAAGAAGAACTGAATTCGATTATTGCGGAGCTGAGGAAAAACTATGCTTCTTTACAAGAGAAATTTACGAAAGAAGAGTTGGATAAGATG GCTGCAATGGAATCTCTCGCGAGGGAAAGAGAGGCTAGACTTGAAATTGAGCGATCACAAAATTCCCTATCGGATGAGCATGGGAGAGTTCAAAGAGAGCTTTCAAGTGCTACGCAGAAG ATAACTTCACTGAATGATATGTACAAACGATTGCAAGAATACATTGCAAGCTTGCAACAGTACAATAGTAAACTGCACAACGACCTCTCTACGGTTGAGGAAGACTTTAAGCGCGTAGAGAAGGAAAAAGTTTGTATGGTGGAGAACCTGAGCATGCTAAGGGGTCAACTTTCAGTGTCCAGA CAAACTCAAGATGATGCTATAAAGCAAAGGGATGCTTTGGTAAATGAAGTTGCATCCCTTAGGATGGAGTTGCAGCAAGTGAGAGATGATCGGGATCATCATAAACTCCAAGTGCAGACCCTAACAGCTGAATATACAACATACAAAGAATCCACCGAGAAATCTAGTTTTGAT GTAAGATGTCTGTCTCAGACTGACCAGATAAGGACATTGAAGGACCAACTAATGATTGCAGAGGAGAAAGTACAG ATGTCCAACTCAACTACACTGGAAACAAGAACTGAATATGAAGGGCAAAAGAAACTTATAAGTGAGTTACAAACTCGCCTGGCAGATGCAGAATTCAAACTTATTGAAGGAGAAATGCTGCGTAAAAAGTTGCACAACACTATCTTG GAACTAAAAGGGAACATCCGTGTATTCTGTCGAGTGCGACCTTTGTTGGCGGATGAAGACGTAAGCACTGAAGGGAAGGTTATCTCTTATCCAACATCAATGGATGCTCTTGGACGGGGCATTGATTTAGTGCAACCTG GGCAAAAACATTCTTTCACATTTGACAGAGTTTTTATGCCTGAAATATCACAAGAAGATGTGTTTGAAGACATTTCACAGCTCGTACAAAGTGCTCTTGATGGTTATAAG GTTTGCATTTTTGCCTATGGTCAGACAGGATCAGGGAAAACCTATACCATGATGGGTAAACCAGGAGATCGAGACCAAAAAGGGTTGGTTCCTCGTTCATTAGaacaaatttttaaaaccatacagtCTCTTCAACCACAAGGTTGGAAATATGAAATGCAG GTGTCGATGTTGGAAATATACAATGAAACTATTCGTGATCTGTTAGCACCCAATCGATCATCTTCAGATATGTTGCGAGAAAATGGTATTGGTGGAAAGCAATATACAATCAAACACGATGCAAATGGGAACACTCATGTCTCTGATCTTACCATTGTGGATGTGTGCACTGCTAAAGAGGTCTCATATCTCTTAGAACGGGCTGAGCATAGCAG GTCTGTAGGCAAAACTCAAATGAACGAGCAATCTTCAAGAAGCCATTTTGTTTTCACACTACGGATATCTGGTGTTAATGAG AGCACTGAACAACAAGTTCAAGGTGTTCTGAATCTTATTGATCTTGCTGGGAGTGAACGACTTTCCAAGAGTGGGTCAACGGGGGACCGACTGAAAGAAACTCAG GCCATCAACAAAAGTCTGTCATCTTTAAGCGACGTGATATTTGCCTTGGCAAAGAAGGAGGACCACGTACCATTTAggaactcaaagcttacatATCTTCTTCAG CCATGTCTAGGAGGAGACTCAAAGACATTGATGTTCGTAAACATTTCTCCCGAGCCCTCCTCAGCAGGTGAATCACTGTGTTCCCTTCGTTTTGCCTCAAGGGTAAACGCTTGCGATATTGGGGTTCCACGGCGTCAGACCAGCATGCGGCCTCCAGAGTCACGTATGAGCTATGGTTGA